The sequence AAAGAAGATACAATTCTCGGGCCACTAACAAGGGATATCCCTGTAAATTACGGGGGATTTAACGCCGCCAGCAAAGTCGCCACGTAATCGCCAACATCCGCCAACAGGGCCGGGGTGCTGGTGGCGGGATGACCCGGTTTTGCCGAATGATCGGCAATCCGTCGCACCAAGGCCGACCCGACAATCAGCCCATCCGCCACCGGCGCCAACAGTCGCACATGTTCCGGCGTGCTAATGCCAAAACCGATGCAAATAGGTAGCGGCGTCCGCTGCCGCAGCCAACCCACATTTTCGGCCAATTCTGGCGGCAGATCGCGCCGCTCCCCGGTGATCCCCGTCACCGACACATAATATAAAAAGCCACTCGAATTCTCCGCTATCCGCACCGCCCGATCGCGCGGCGTCGTGGGCGTGACCAATTGGATCAGGCTAAAATCCGCCTCGCGGCAAATGGCCGCCAGCGCCG is a genomic window of Pirellulales bacterium containing:
- the trpA gene encoding tryptophan synthase subunit alpha yields the protein MSAIDQLFTRLRAKNQRALMPFLTAGDPDLPTTALLLRELVRRGAVMCELGIPYSDPIADGPVIQASYTRALAKKIKLADILECVRSVAPELGAPVVSMVSYAIVYRHGPREFVAAARAAGLAGAIIPDLPLEEGAALAAICREADFSLIQLVTPTTPRDRAVRIAENSSGFLYYVSVTGITGERRDLPPELAENVGWLRQRTPLPICIGFGISTPEHVRLLAPVADGLIVGSALVRRIADHSAKPGHPATSTPALLADVGDYVATLLAALNPP